The proteins below come from a single Algiphilus sp. genomic window:
- the rplC gene encoding 50S ribosomal protein L3 produces the protein MSIGIVGIKRGMTRIFTDAGASVPVTVIECEPNRITCIKTAETDGYRAIQVTVGEAKPQRLSKAELGHFKASGVAPGKGLWEMRLEDGEDEGLEPGTEIRVDRFSEVKTVDVRGTSIGKGFAGTVKRWGFGGGRATHGASLSHRTPGSIGQNQSPGRVFKGKKMSGQMGNERVTTLNLDVVRVDAERNLLLVKGAVPGARGGTVIVRPSNRG, from the coding sequence ATGAGTATCGGAATCGTGGGCATCAAGCGCGGCATGACGCGGATCTTCACCGACGCCGGTGCGTCGGTGCCGGTCACCGTGATCGAGTGCGAGCCCAACCGCATCACCTGCATCAAGACCGCGGAGACGGACGGCTATCGCGCCATCCAGGTCACGGTCGGCGAGGCCAAGCCGCAGCGCCTGAGCAAGGCCGAGCTGGGGCACTTCAAGGCCTCCGGGGTCGCGCCGGGCAAGGGGCTGTGGGAAATGCGTCTCGAGGACGGCGAGGACGAGGGCCTCGAGCCGGGTACCGAGATCCGGGTCGACCGCTTCAGCGAGGTCAAGACCGTTGACGTGCGCGGCACGAGCATCGGCAAGGGCTTCGCCGGCACCGTCAAGCGCTGGGGCTTCGGCGGCGGCCGTGCGACCCACGGCGCTTCGCTGTCGCATCGCACGCCGGGCTCGATCGGTCAGAACCAGTCGCCGGGCCGCGTGTTCAAGGGCAAGAAGATGTCCGGTCAGATGGGCAACGAGCGGGTCACGACCCTCAACCTGGACGTGGTGCGCGTGGACGCCGAGCGCAACCTGCTGCTGGTCAAGGGCGCGGTGCCGGGTGCCCGTGGCGGCACGGTCATTGTGCGCCCGAGTAATCGCGGCTGA